Proteins from a genomic interval of Flammeovirgaceae bacterium SG7u.111:
- the tatA gene encoding twin-arginine translocase TatA/TatE family subunit: MTTLSSIVLFGMPGGWEMAIIIFVILLLFGAKKIPELARGLGKGIREFKDATKEIQDEIEEGVKDKK; encoded by the coding sequence ATGACAACTTTATCATCAATTGTATTATTTGGAATGCCAGGTGGATGGGAAATGGCTATTATCATTTTCGTTATCTTGTTGCTTTTTGGAGCGAAAAAAATCCCAGAATTGGCACGAGGCCTAGGAAAAGGTATCAGAGAATTCAAGGATGCTACCAAGGAAATCCAAGACGAGATTGAGGAAGGTGTAAAAGACAAAAAGTAA
- the gatA gene encoding Asp-tRNA(Asn)/Glu-tRNA(Gln) amidotransferase subunit GatA — MKKYSSFADIKTALSNGDTSCKELVNYYLKQIESQKHLNVFLEVYEEEALKRAEEIDQKIAEGTAGKLAGMVIGHKDVICYKDHHIQAGSQILDGFVSQYSATVIENLLAEDAIIIGRQNCDEFAMGSTNENSSFGPTLNAAAETRVPGGSSGASASAIAADMCLISLGSDTGGSVRQPASFCGVVGLKPTYSRISRHGLIAYASSFDVIGILSHNVADAAEVLEVMAGPDEFDATVSKEKVGKYAKALSKNEKYKIGYIKETIEAEGISEDVKANFIETVEQLKADGHEVEAVDFPMLEYVLPTYYILITAEASTNLSRFDGVRYGYRSPDAKDVESLFKKSRSEGFGEEVRRRIMLGTFVLSASYYDAYFTKAQKVRRLVKEETEKLLTQYDFLISPTSPTPAMELGSFSESSALEMYLADLYTVQASVAGIPAISVPNGKGDHNLPLGIQIMAGAFEEEKLLAFAHNFEKNILADQTKG; from the coding sequence TTGAAGAAGTACAGCTCATTTGCGGATATTAAAACCGCTCTCTCCAACGGTGATACCAGTTGCAAAGAACTGGTAAATTACTATTTGAAACAGATAGAAAGCCAGAAGCACCTCAATGTTTTTTTGGAAGTGTATGAAGAGGAAGCTCTGAAAAGAGCTGAAGAAATAGACCAGAAAATAGCAGAAGGCACTGCGGGCAAACTCGCTGGAATGGTGATTGGTCACAAAGATGTAATTTGCTACAAAGACCATCATATCCAAGCAGGCAGCCAGATTTTAGACGGATTTGTATCGCAATATTCTGCTACGGTAATAGAAAACCTATTAGCAGAAGATGCAATCATCATCGGAAGGCAAAACTGCGATGAGTTTGCCATGGGTTCTACCAATGAAAATTCTTCATTTGGTCCTACACTTAATGCTGCTGCTGAAACGCGTGTGCCAGGTGGTTCTTCTGGTGCTTCGGCTTCAGCCATTGCCGCCGATATGTGCTTAATCTCTTTAGGCTCAGACACTGGTGGCTCTGTTCGCCAACCGGCTTCTTTTTGCGGCGTAGTGGGTCTTAAGCCTACTTATTCACGAATTTCTCGCCATGGGCTGATCGCCTACGCATCTTCTTTCGATGTAATTGGAATCCTTTCGCACAATGTAGCCGATGCAGCGGAAGTGTTGGAAGTAATGGCCGGACCGGACGAATTTGATGCAACTGTTTCGAAAGAAAAAGTAGGAAAGTACGCTAAAGCACTTTCTAAAAATGAAAAATATAAGATTGGTTACATCAAAGAAACCATTGAGGCGGAGGGAATCAGCGAAGATGTAAAAGCCAATTTCATTGAGACTGTTGAACAACTGAAAGCTGATGGACACGAAGTAGAAGCCGTCGATTTCCCTATGTTGGAATATGTGCTTCCTACCTACTATATTTTAATCACAGCCGAAGCAAGCACCAACCTGTCCCGCTTCGATGGGGTACGCTACGGTTACCGCAGCCCCGATGCCAAAGATGTGGAGTCGTTGTTCAAAAAATCCCGTTCAGAAGGGTTTGGAGAAGAAGTAAGAAGAAGGATTATGTTGGGAACATTCGTACTTAGCGCCAGCTATTACGATGCTTATTTTACCAAAGCACAAAAAGTAAGGCGATTGGTAAAAGAAGAAACCGAAAAGTTATTGACCCAATATGACTTTTTAATTTCTCCAACTTCGCCTACTCCCGCTATGGAGCTGGGCAGTTTTAGCGAAAGCTCTGCCTTGGAAATGTACCTTGCCGACCTCTACACAGTGCAAGCTTCTGTTGCAGGCATTCCAGCTATTTCCGTACCTAATGGCAAAGGAGACCATAATCTTCCTTTAGGAATCCAAATTATGGCTGGTGCATTTGAAGAAGAAAAACTCTTGGCGTTCGCCCATAACTTCGAAAAAAACATCTTGGCAGACCAAACAAAAGGTTAA
- a CDS encoding LysM peptidoglycan-binding domain-containing protein codes for MPSLKRLFLLATTCLLISPAFSQEIDSTYTVEPPEGYEFPWAPEEEIVSASDVIQEANLLKFDTTSAILLEEIAYDRDYIPTVSDEEIMARLKEMEKKGEIPMNYHARVRLFIDFFSVRKREFTLKIMQRKNLYFPLFEKTLAEYGMPDELKYLSIIESALVPSARSRVGAVGLWQFMPRTGRAYGLKQSYSMDDRMDPEKATIAACKYLKFLHDMYGDWELAIAAYNCGPGNVNKAKRRSGKFHFWDIYEKLPRETRSYLPQFVAMAYVLNYADEHNLVQEQPFYATPSQEIFVSQSVDFGKLAQKLNICEEDLAQLNPRFRYKYVPSGVKDCPVKIPAARFDYFMANKQDILDSVKVTSKKPTYYAGGKVGSGEKVYYTVRRGDVLGSIAQRHGVKLSNLRSWNNLYTNTIYPGQKLVMYGAGAAPAKPSTQAVAKNTQPSANQVQYTANGKVHVVREGDTLWGISKKYNGVTVDKIRKANNLKTDKLKIGQKLKLG; via the coding sequence ATGCCATCATTAAAAAGGCTTTTCTTATTAGCAACTACATGTCTACTAATTAGCCCAGCATTTTCGCAAGAAATTGACAGCACTTACACTGTAGAGCCTCCAGAGGGGTATGAATTCCCTTGGGCACCCGAAGAGGAAATTGTTTCTGCTTCAGATGTGATCCAAGAGGCCAACCTTCTCAAATTTGATACTACCTCCGCTATTCTTTTGGAAGAAATAGCCTACGATAGGGATTATATCCCAACCGTATCGGATGAAGAGATCATGGCTAGGTTAAAAGAAATGGAAAAGAAAGGTGAGATCCCAATGAACTACCATGCTAGGGTTCGCCTCTTTATCGATTTCTTTTCGGTAAGAAAAAGAGAGTTTACGCTCAAAATCATGCAGCGTAAAAATCTGTATTTCCCTCTATTTGAAAAAACACTGGCAGAATATGGCATGCCAGATGAGTTAAAATATCTTTCCATCATCGAATCGGCACTTGTTCCCTCGGCTCGCTCTAGGGTGGGCGCAGTTGGTTTATGGCAGTTCATGCCCCGTACGGGCAGGGCTTATGGCCTAAAGCAATCCTATTCGATGGATGACAGAATGGATCCCGAAAAAGCTACCATTGCTGCTTGTAAATATTTGAAGTTTTTGCACGATATGTACGGAGACTGGGAACTAGCCATTGCCGCATACAATTGCGGTCCTGGCAATGTAAACAAAGCCAAAAGGCGTTCTGGAAAATTTCATTTCTGGGATATTTATGAAAAACTGCCACGAGAAACTCGTTCGTATTTACCCCAATTCGTAGCCATGGCTTATGTTCTTAACTATGCCGATGAGCACAACTTGGTGCAAGAACAGCCATTTTATGCAACTCCTTCTCAAGAAATATTTGTAAGTCAATCAGTTGACTTTGGCAAACTTGCTCAAAAACTCAACATCTGCGAAGAAGATTTAGCACAGCTCAATCCTCGTTTTAGGTACAAATATGTGCCATCAGGTGTAAAAGATTGCCCTGTAAAAATTCCAGCTGCTCGCTTCGATTATTTCATGGCAAACAAGCAAGATATATTGGATTCTGTAAAAGTTACAAGCAAGAAACCTACTTACTACGCAGGAGGAAAAGTAGGAAGTGGGGAAAAAGTATATTACACAGTAAGGCGAGGAGATGTTTTAGGAAGTATTGCGCAAAGACATGGAGTAAAGCTTTCTAACCTAAGATCATGGAACAATTTATATACAAACACCATTTACCCAGGTCAAAAGCTGGTAATGTACGGTGCTGGGGCAGCTCCAGCAAAACCTTCCACGCAAGCAGTTGCCAAGAACACACAACCTTCGGCAAACCAAGTTCAGTACACTGCCAATGGAAAAGTACATGTAGTAAGAGAAGGTGATACGCTCTGGGGAATTTCAAAAAAATACAACGGAGTAACGGTTGATAAAATAAGGAAAGCGAATAACCTTAAAACCGACAAACTTAAAATTGGTCAAAAGCTAAAGCTTGGGTAG